The Mobula hypostoma chromosome 5, sMobHyp1.1, whole genome shotgun sequence region cttggattgtgcaagggcaggaatggctacttcaagtgccaggctttagatgtttcagaaaggatagggagggaggcaaaagaggtgggagcatggcactgttgatcagcgatattgtcacggctgcagaaaaggaggaagtcatggaggggttgtctacggagtccctGTTGGTAgaagttaggaaaaggaagggatcaataactctactgggtgcttttatagaccacccattagtaacagagacattgaggagcagatagggagacagattctggaaaggagtaataataacagggttgcaatggtgggagatattaatttcccaaatattcattggcatctccctagagtgagggtttagatggggtagaatttgttaggtgtgttcaggaatgtttcttgacacaatatgtagataagcctacaagaggagaggctgtacttgatctggtattgggaaatgaacctggtttggtgtcaggtctctcggtgggagagcactttggagagagatatcacaattctatctcctttaccagagcattggagagggataggaacagagaagttagggaaacgtttaattggagtaaattggagtaaggtgaaatatgaggctatcaagcaggaacttgggagcataaatcagaaacaaatgttctcagggaaacatctggaagaaatgtggcaaatattcaggggatatttgcgtaggGTTCTGTGTAGGTATGTTCTGATGAGACATGGAAAGAATGGTGgggtacaagatccatggtgtacaaatgctgttgtaaatgtagtcaaggagaaaagaagagcttatgaaaggttcaaaaaactaggtaatgatcggaatctagaagattataaggctagcaggaaggagcttaagaatgaaattaggagagccagaagaggccatgagaaggcattgccagacaggattaaggaaaaccccaaaatattctacaagtatgtgaagagcaacagaataaggtgtgagagaataggaccaatcaagtgtgagagtggaaaagtgtgtatggaaccggaggagatagcagaggtacttaatgaatactttgcttcagtgttcactgtggaaaaggatcttggcgattgtagggatggcttgcagtggactaaaaagcttgagaatgtagatattaaggaagaggatgtgctgaagttttggaaagcaacaagttggataagtcaccaggactggatgggatgtatcccaggctgTTGCGGGAAGTgcgggaggagattgctgagcctctggcaatgatctttgtatcataaataaggacgggagaggttccggaggattggagggttgcggatgctgttcctttattcaagaatgggagtagggatagcccaggaaattataggccagtgagtctcacttcagtggttggtaagttgatggagaagatcctaagaggcaggatttatgaacatctggagatgcctgacatgattaggaatagccagcatggctttgtcaaaggcaggtcgtgccttacgagcctgattgaatagtttgaggatgtgactaaacatatttaTGAAggaagagccgtagatgtagtgtttctggattttagcaaagcatttgataaagtaccccatgcaaggcttattgagaaagtaaggaggaatgggatccaaggggacattgctttgtggatccagaactggcttgcccacagaaggcaaagagtggttgtagatgggtcatattctgcatggaggctggtgacaagtggtgtgcctcaggcatctgttctgggacccctactctttgtgatttttataaatgacctggttgaggaactggagggatgggttagtaaatttgctgatgacacaaaggttgggggtgttgtggatagtgtggaggggtgttgtggatagtgtgttgggctgtcagagattacaacgggacattgataggatgcaaaactgggctgagaagtggtagatggagttcaacccagataagtgtgaggtggttcattttggtaggtcaaatatgatggcagaatatagcattaatggtaagactcttggcagtggggaggatcagagggatcttggggtccaaatccataggacactcaaagctgctacacaggttgactctgtggttaagaaggcatacggagcattggccttcatgaaaattaagtttaagagccaagaggtaatgttgcagctatatcagacctggtcagaccccacttggtcaCCTGACTACAGGAAAGACATGGAAagcatagagagggtgcagaggagatttacaaggatgttgcctggattggggagcatgccttatgagtataggttgagtgaactcggccttttctccctggagtgacagaggatgagaggtgacctgatagaggtgtacaagataatgagaggcaatgatcgtgtggacagtcagagtcttttccacagggctgaaatggttagcatgagagggcatagttttaaggtaattggaagtaggtacagaggagatgtcaggggtaagtttaaggtgcttggaagtaggtacagaggagatgtcacaggtaagtttttttatgcagagtggtgagtgcatggaatgggctgccggcagcggtggtggaggcggaaacgatagggtcttttaagagactgctggatggctacatggagctcagaaaaatagagggctatgggtaaagcctaggtagttctaaggtagggacatgttcagcacagttttgggggctgaagggcctgtattgtggtgtatgtttttctatgtttctaacagagAGACCCTCACACCAGACACACTCACAGTCTGTGACTGTCATAGGATGTTACTCTGTGTCTCGGGATATTATACGTGGGGAATCACAGAACCGATCACTGGCTCAGGGCTGCGATCAGAGTGAACTCTCCCGAGAAGGTTGCAGCCCGTCCTGTGATGTACAGATGTTGTGGGAGGCCGGTTTGGGAACAACAACAATTCAGAACAGTCAACACATCTGTCTGGTTTAAATCAGTTTACTACTACAGTATTTGTAAATCCCACACTGAGTTAAAATACATCATATTGTGAATGTGCACTTTTACAGAAACAAACTGAAATCTCTCACCATGAGGAATATGATATTGTCTTGTTGATCCATCTGTTCCTGTAACTTTGAGATTTCCTCCTGGATGGAATTTAAATTCTCTTGAATTACTTGAAGATTTTTCTCCATTAGATTTAGaatcctctcctcttcttccctgaGATCTCGGAgtgtgctctgctctttctcgGTGATAATCCGGCGCAGTTCAGCAAACTGGGATGTGATGTGGGACTGAAAGCTTTGTGACTGTTCCTGTCAAATGAAAGGAGAGGCTAGTTTATTGTTTGGCCCTGATGTATTTCCTTATGATATGGAAGGTCTATCCAGCCCATtatcttccaagaggaccacatccttgccgttgggtttggaggcttgtctgCCTCACTGACCCAAAGAACTATATTGGCTGGAATatgggctttatgctttgactcttggtggggtcacccatgccaaacaggtcaaagggcagaggccagagtaagagtggtctactggtcctccaggttcatgggttcagctcagggctaacaatactgactggtaaaacaaaattgttacggaaacagtgaaaagtctttctacatctgagtgtcatgttattcctgagtctccactcaggacctgcatgactgacagtagtgaaaaccgagaagtAGCTGCTGACATGTTCAATGAAGacatgaacactgccagagatggcgGACTGTCATTGCTGTCCTATACGCCAGGGGCATTACAGGCAGTAAATAAGTGGCTCTCAGATCTTCGATCACATTTCCCTGAAACCCAGTCTTCCTCACTGACCCATTAACTCCCACCTAATTCACACACAACCCCCCTTCAACGGGGTTAATTACTGTAGAAAATTAATCACTCATCCATGATTTCTTGGCAGTGTTGGCCCCTTGTGATCACccagagaacgtgcaaactccacgcaaaCAGCACCAGAGGTTAGGATCGAACCCCGGGCACTGGAGCTGCGATACTCTGCTATTCTGCATTAAAGGGAAAAAAACTACACAATGATATTGAAAATTCTGCTTAGGAAGCCTCACCCGAACTCCAGCAATCTTCTCTTTCTGTTCCTGCTTCATTTCCTGTAAGTCTGATTTCTTTTTTGTGAGAGAGTCCAAGGAAGAATTAACCCAATCCTGGGAATTAAAGAGTGAAtggattaaacaaaaaaaaaagacaacatAAACAGACTATCGAAAGCGAGTTATTTTTACCTTGTAAATTTTAACGGCTTTTTTAATCGGCATGAAGTTGTGGGACTTGTGTTCCAGTGCATCTCTACAGATCAGACAGATCAGTTTCTTGTCCGTCTCACAGAACAGCTTCAGTTCTTCCTCATGTTCCTCGCAGTGAAGTTTACTTTCCTTCTCTTTCGGATTCAGATTTAGTTTTCGAGCTTTTCCAGACAGATTTGCTAAAACCCGATTGACCCTGAGTGTGCGGTCTGCAATCTCCTCTCTAcattccgggcaggagtttcgCACCTCCCTTTCCAAACACCGTGTGATACAGGAGCGGCAGAAGTAGTGACCACACTCCAGTGACACCGGCTCGGTGAAGAAATCCAGGCAGATGGGACAAATTACCTCCTCGGTTAAACTCTCGACCTGTTCTTTCGAAGCCATGTTAACTCTCGGGACTTCCGGGTTCCGGATCCTTTAACTTTCCGGAGCTGCTGAATCCCTGCAGCACCGTGATTGTCCACTAGATGCGCTGCAGTCCCGGGAATGAACATAACGTTGCTACAAGTGTTCTCGGGGAAGGAATCGCGGCAATTTCCACGTCAGGGTGGGAACAGAAACACATTAAAGAGTTCTGAATATAAATGAACCCGGAGCCCGGAAGCAGAAATGAAAGGGACAATTCCTGACAAGCGAGATAGACATTTGGCCTATGTCCCTGCCTGCTCcagccccactgaactcgtgtcctcATACATTGACTCCATTCTAACCCCTTCAattcaatcccttccaacctacATCCGCGACACTTCTCATACCCTCAATCTCCAAAGCAATTTTCAATTCCCTGGCACTGACCacctcatcttcaccatggatgtcgaGTTAtaacttctatcccccatcaagaaggccttagaGCTCCAcgtttctttctcaataaaagaacaaaccagttcccctccatctgGAAGGATTGGTCCTCATACTCAACAATTTTCCTTCTGCTCCTCCCACATTCTCCAGACTTGAGGGCTATCAACGGGTATCTGCATGAGCCCCAGCAATGCCTGTCTCTttgttggctacatagaacagtccatgttctagGCCTTCCCCTGTAACGTTCCCCAAATCTTCCTCAGAAACGTTAatgattgcattggtgctgcttcatgcacccatgctgagtttgtcaatttcatcaactttgccactaacttccaccctgcactTGAATTCACTCGGTCCATTTcaaacacctccctctcctttgcctatctctctgcctccatctctagAAACAAACTGTCACTGACATActctataaacctactgattcccacaagtatcttgactatacctcttcccaccctgtctcctgtaacttTTCAAAATTCCTTCATTCCCAAGATATCTGTTCCCAGAATGCAGTTTCCCCTTCCAGAACATCAGGTACATCCTCCTCTGCAAACGACAGGGTTTCCTTTCCTCCGCTGTTGATGGTGCCcttacctgcatctcctccacttcACGAACATcagtgctcaccccatcttccctctgCCTCAACACTGATAGAGTTCCTCCTGTCCTAACCTACCGGTGCATAGGTGTctgtatccaacacatcatcctccaaaacctccagcacagcagaagcagaatcaggtttattatcaccagtgtgtgttgtgaaatttgttaacttagcagcagttcaatgcaatacataatatataataaataagtaaatcaattacagtatatgtatattgaatagattaagaattgtgcaaaaacagaaataatatatatttatgaaaaacttgaggtagtgttcataggttcaatatacccatttaagaattggatggcagaggggaagaagccgttcctgaatcgctgagtgtgtgccttcaggcttctgtccctcctgcctgatggtaagagtgaggaaagggcatgccctgggtgctgggggtccttaataaaggacacTGCCTTtcagatgtcttggatactttgTAGTTGGctcccaagatggagccaactaaatttaggaacctctgcagcttctttcagtcctgtgcagtagcccttccaaacctgacagtgatgcagcctgtcagagtgctctctatgttacatctatagacgtttttgagtgtatttgttgacataccaaatctcttcaagctccaaatgaagtataatcgctgtcttgccttctttatataactacattgatatgttgggaccaggttaaatcctcagagatcttaacacccaggaacttgaaaccgctcactctctccacttctgatggctatatgaggattggttcgtgttccttcgtcttatccttcctgaagtccacaatcagctctttcgtcttcctgacattgagtgcaaggttgttactgtgacactactcgactagttggtatatctcactcctgtacgccctctcatctccatctgagtttctgccaacaatagttgtatcatcagcaaatttatagatggtatttgagctatgcccagccacacagtcatggtaaCCTACtattaaacatatctttacctcctcccttctctactttctgcagggatcactccctccatgactcccttgtccattcaccctctCCAGTAATCTCACTCCTGACACTTACCCCTGTGATCAGCCAAAGTATCTATTcacctcctctttcccctccattCAAGGACCCataaagtccttccaggtgaggcaacacttcatctgctggggtcatttatTTGATCAGCTGCtctcaatgcagcctcctctacattggtgagacctgttgtaaattggggttctgcttcatcaagcacctctacTCCATTTGCCAAAgatggaacttcctggtggccaaacattttaattccaattctcattcTCAATCGGACCCGTCAGTCCATGAccttctcttgtgccacgatgaagcCACCCCCAGCGCGAAGGAAAAACACCGTATAGTATGTCTGGATAGCTTTCAaacagatggcatgaatattgatttctccttccagaaaaaaaatccctccctctcccctcttcttctatcccccactctggcctcttaccttcaGCTACCTGACTATCATCTCCCCCTgcgtcccctccttccctttctcctatgggccATTCTGCTCTcgtaccagattccttcttctccaaccctttatctttccaacctacctggcttcacctatcactttccagctatcctcctttccattccccccacccccgacctTTCTATTCTGGGAATTTCCCacctcctttccagttctgaagaaggaccTCGGCACGAaatgtcatttccacagatgctgtctgacctgttcctcgagcatagaacatagaaacacaaCATAGaaaatccacagcacattacaggcccttcagcccacaatgtcatgccaacctgtatccagctccagaagctgcctagaatttcccaaccACACAGCCtcctatatttctaagctccatgtacatatctaagagtctctcaaaagacttTATTGTATCCAGCTCTACCACCTTCACTTCACAttcaatgcacccaccactctttgtgtgaaaaatttacctctgacatccccttgtacctccttccaagcaacttaaatcTATGGCCCcttctgttagccatttcaggcctgggaaaaagcctctggcatcCACACgagcaatgcctctcatcatcttatacacctctatcaggtcacctctcatcctccttcactttaaggccaagtttactcaacttgtctcataaggtacgccctccaatccaggcatctttacatctttgtaaatctccctatagtatccacaatattcctgtaatgaggtgaccaggactgaacacagtactccagatggggTGCAACAAAGGTGTTATAtagctgcaaacacgaggaaatctgcagatgctgaaatttcaagcaacacacataaacgttgctggtgaatgcagcaggccaggcaacatctgtaggaagaggtacagtcgacgtttcgggccaagacccttcgtcaggactaacagaaagaagagctagtaagagatttggaagtgggagggggaaggggagatccgaaatgataggagaagacaggagggggagggatggagccaagagctggacagttgattggcaaaagggatatgagaggatcatgggacaggaggcccagggagaaagaaaaggaggagggggaaagcccagaagatgggcaaggggtatagtgaggaggacagagggagaaaacagagagaggaaaagaatgtgtgtatataaataaataacggatggggtacgaggggtggtggggcattagcggaagttagagaagtcaatgttcatgccatcaggttggaggctacccagacggaatataaggtgttgttcctccaacctgagtgtggcttcatctttacagtagagaaggccatggaaagacatatcagaattggaatgggatgtggaattaaaatcaaTCGGACGCCTCAGCCAGCTCACGGATTGACTTCCTCTTTCTCTTATTGTCCCTCATGGTCAAATCCACTGACGTCAAGCCagtgttcttctctgaccactgtCTTCTACAAGGATGACTTACGGGAGAACCGGAATGCAGGTAGGGGGACGTGGAAGCTGAACGTTAAGCTGCTGACCagacagcagatgcggcggagtcaggggaattgcgagaaggggatggcatttttgcaagcaacagggtgagaagaggaatagtccctccccaccgttctccctcctggcacttatccttgtaagcggaacaagtgctacacatgcccttacacttcctccctcacaaccattcatacagtccttccaggtgaggcagacacttcaactgtgaatcggctggggtgacatactacacccggtgctcccgatgcggccttctatatattggcgagacccaacgcagactgggagatcgtttcactgaacacctacgctctgtccaccagagaaagcaggatctcccagtggccacacattttaattccacatcccattcccattctgacatgtctatccacggcctcctctactgtaaagatgaagccacactcaggttggaggaacaacaccttatattccatctgggtagcttccaacctgatggcatggacattgacttctcaaacttccgctcgaaccctatccgttatttatttatatacacatagtctttttctctctctctggtttctccctctgtccctctcactataccacttgcccatcctctgggcttcccccccctcccccttttctttctccctgggcctcctgtcccatgatcctctcatatcccttttgtcaatcaactgtccagctcttggctccatccctcaccctcctgacttctcctatcatttcggatctccccctccctctcccactttcaaatctcttactagctcttctttcagttattcctgacgaagggtcttggcccgaaacgccaactgtacctattgctagagatgctgcctggcctgctgcattcaccagcaactgttatgtgtgttatatagctgtaacattacctcacatctCTTGAACTCGATCTCACagttgaaggccaacacaccatacgccttcttaaccatactgtccacctgcgcagcagctttgagtgtcctctggacaAGAACTCGCTGACCCTCAACACTGTCAAGATTCTtagcattaatattatattctgtcttgaaatttgac contains the following coding sequences:
- the LOC134346085 gene encoding zinc-binding protein A33-like isoform X2, giving the protein MASKEQVESLTEEVICPICLDFFTEPVSLECGHYFCRSCITRCLEREVRNSCPECREEIADRTLRVNRVLANLSGKARKLNLNPKEKESKLHCEEHEEELKLFCETDKKLICLICRDALEHKSHNFMPIKKAVKIYKKSDLQEMKQEQKEKIAGVREQSQSFQSHITSQFAELRRIITEKEQSTLRDLREEEERILNLMEKNLQVIQENLNSIQEEISKLQEQMDQQDNIIFLMEEARRKRRISDDRQILSVADGALLVEKFNHPYLLDIASEEAIISIKQVSVTLDVETAHPRLEVSEDRKSVRLTGTRRDLPDTGKRFTDRVCVLGLEGFTSGRHYWEVEVTGNRRWSLGVAAESVERKRRVRPSPETGFWIIARIDDVMWVLTSPESRLPAGPFPGRVGVYLRYESGTVSFYNAETKSHLHTFTGNKFMGKLHPFFGTWDENEWLRICSGSAPGL
- the LOC134346085 gene encoding zinc-binding protein A33-like isoform X1, coding for MASKEQVESLTEEVICPICLDFFTEPVSLECGHYFCRSCITRCLEREVRNSCPECREEIADRTLRVNRVLANLSGKARKLNLNPKEKESKLHCEEHEEELKLFCETDKKLICLICRDALEHKSHNFMPIKKAVKIYKDWVNSSLDSLTKKKSDLQEMKQEQKEKIAGVREQSQSFQSHITSQFAELRRIITEKEQSTLRDLREEEERILNLMEKNLQVIQENLNSIQEEISKLQEQMDQQDNIIFLMEEARRKRRISDDRQILSVADGALLVEKFNHPYLLDIASEEAIISIKQVSVTLDVETAHPRLEVSEDRKSVRLTGTRRDLPDTGKRFTDRVCVLGLEGFTSGRHYWEVEVTGNRRWSLGVAAESVERKRRVRPSPETGFWIIARIDDVMWVLTSPESRLPAGPFPGRVGVYLRYESGTVSFYNAETKSHLHTFTGNKFMGKLHPFFGTWDENEWLRICSGSAPGL